From a single Cotesia glomerata isolate CgM1 linkage group LG6, MPM_Cglom_v2.3, whole genome shotgun sequence genomic region:
- the LOC123267907 gene encoding uncharacterized protein LOC123267907 — MPNEPHKFLQIYFIGGEDSGSALANRVDAHCGYNNLDSFFTRRIVSELDALLNEHNELLKIFKSHMHKLESDNHAIVINPDKTPAGEHIRRFNAPVADDVAGIMVGDRTGAREIVIRRRNNNLQFIADTHRSYDALQYPLIFWKGQDGYSINIKQRDPVSGAETNKNVSSKDYYAYRLMIRRGLDNVILRFRELCQQFMVDMYAKIEGERLRYLRYNQLKLRVEEYIHLRDAIVNNADAAEIGNSVILPSSYVGSPRHMQEYIQDALTFVREYGRPCLFITFTCNPKWPEITSLLLPGQNAIHRHDITARVFRQKLKSLINFITKSHVFGPTRCWLYSVEWQKRGLPHAHILVWLIDKIRPEEIDNIISAEIPDPSTDQLLFDIVTANMIHGPCGIFNRSSHCMSDGKCTKNFPKDFTNDTITNVDGYPIYRRRNPDNGGQSFIKNISNTDIDIDNRWVVPYSPLLSKTYNAHINVEFCSSVKSIKYICKYVHKGSDMAVFRVENTNVNAPPVNKNDEITLYQIGRYISSNEAVWRIFGFPIHERDPAVVQLAVHLENGQRVYFTNETAIDRAINPPKTTLTEFLNCVIVRMILVPLHVLYSIHKYHAISHGLKQNNGYPASKAHQLMHAPIYSNQTPWDIRKVNGQQYTTYKDACLALGLLEDDNQWECMLAEAALNCTAIQIRLLFAIVLTTCFPARAEILWDNHKDSMTDDILHQHRTRCNDLAITFSDDMYNEALIAIEDLLHYHCQLTTQSFRYEFAKSRCN, encoded by the exons ATGCCAAAcgaaccacataaatttttacaaatctacTTTATAGGCGGCGAGGACTCCGGAAGCGCACTAGCCAATCGGGTGGACGCACATTGTGGCTACAATAACCTTGATTCATTCTTTACTAGACGCATCGTCAGCGAGCTGGATGCTCtattgaatgagcataatgaattgttgaaaatattcaaatcccaCATGCACAAATTAGAAAGCGATAATCAcgctattgttattaatccTGATAAAACACCAGCTGGAGAACACATTCGTAGATTCAATGCACCTGTTGCTGACGACGTTGCTGGAATCATGGTTGGCGATCGTACAGGTGCACGAGAAATTGTGATTCGTaggagaaataataatcttcagttCATTGCTGATACACACCGTTCATATGACGCTCTCCAATATCCGCTAATCTTCTGGAAGGGACAAGACGGATAtagcataaatattaaacaacgagatcccgtatcag gagccgaaacaaacaagaacgtTAGCTCGAAGGATTATTATGCGTATAGATTGATGATTAGACGCGGGCTGGATAACGTCATTCTACGATTTCGAGAGCTTTGTCAACAATTCATGGTCGACATGTACGCGAAGATAGAAGGCGAACGACTACGATACTTACGATATAATCAACTCAAGCTACGTGTGGAAGAGTACATTCACTTGCGAGACGCTATTGTCAACAACGCCGACGCCGCCGAAATTGGTAACTCTGTCATTCTACCATCATCGTACGTAGGCAGTCCACGTCATATGCAAGAGTATATACAGGATGCTCTGACTTTCGTGCGCGAATATGGGCGACCgtgtttatttatcacgttCACATGTAATCCAAAATGGCCAGAGATTACATCTTTGCTGTTGCCTGGCCAAAATGCAATACATCGTCATGACATTACAGCACGTGTGTTTAGACAAAAGCTGaagtcattaataaattttattactaaatcacatgtattcggtcccacacgttgctggctgtattcggttgagtggcaaaagcgaggattacctcatgcccacattttggtttggttaatcgacaaaatccgtcctgaagaaatagataatataatttctgCAGAAATTCCCGATCCGTCTACTGATCAATTgctgtttgatattgttacaGCAAACATGATTCATGGCCCATGCGGTATTTTTAATCGTTCATCGCATTGCATGTCAGATGGaaaatgtacaaaaaatttccctaAAGATTTCACTAACGATACAATCACAAATGTCGACGGATATCCAATATATCGTCGAAGGAATCCAGATAATGGCggacaatcatttattaaaaacatcagCAACACAGACATTGATATTGACAATCGTTGGGTCGTGCCATATTCGCCCCTGCTGAGCAAAACATACAATgctcatattaatgttgagtTCTGCAGTTCTGTGAAGAGCATCAAATACATTTGCAAGTATGTCCATAAAGGCAGTGACATGGCGGTGTTTAGAGTGGAAAATACCAATGTGAATGCTCCTCcagtaaataaaaacgatGAAATAACGCTCTACCAAATAGGTCGGTACATCAGCTCCAATGAAGCTGTTTGGCGTATCTTTGGTTTTCCAATTCATGAACGGGATCCAGCAGTTGTTCAGTTAGCCGTTCATCTTGAAAATGGTCAGCGTGTATATTTCACGAACGAGACAGCGATTGATCGTGCTATAAATCCACCAAAAACTACACTCactgaatttttgaattgtgtaATCGTGCGGATGATTTTGGTGCCTTTGCACGTACTTTACTCTATTCACAAGTACCACGCTATTTCACATGGGCTCAAACAAAACAATGGATACCCCGCAAGCAAGGCTCACCAGTTGATGCATGccccaatttattcaaatcaaaCGCCTTGGG ATATACGTAAAGTGAATGGGCAACAGTATACAACGTATAAAGATGCATGCCTTGCACTCGGCTTGCTAGAAGATGACAATCAGTGGGAATGTATGCTTGCTGAAGCAGCATTGAACTGTACAGCAATACAAATTCGTCTACTATTCGCTATAGTGTTGACTACATGTTTTCCAGCCCGAGCAGAGATATTGTGGGATAATCACAAAGATTCAATGACTGATGATATATTGCATCAACATCGTACACGGTGTAACGATCTAGCGATAACATTCAGCGACGATATGTACAATGAAGCATTGATTGCTATTGAGGATCTTTTGCATTATCATTGCCAACTTACCACTCAGTCATTTCGGTATGAATTCGCCAAATCGAGGTGCAACTGA
- the LOC123266961 gene encoding uncharacterized protein LOC123266961, with translation MSNFIILLFTLGLIGNLSKATPINGTFATIPIDLRAAIEIQPQFEIRMGQKYIFKKNNDSLNLTCTIIQNDGNKNHTLFDYIVDWKAPFYDNYTLKPERGQKRNVAWLWFENLSEDHDGNYTCNAVTFRSVIQSHLSVNIRLSVKKKPIKWYCGPKWFRCRSNNCIMERYLCDGKADCEEGEDESEAAGCGSDPCYGKVMCDNRCVPREWCCNHRNCSKNSAPHIWPTETRQISYIQTAFYVVMGCAMAFIFIVTILAIAICRVQFKRAINTTCNQRSRNGYCQTNRASSIHVPNHHDDLDRPLNRPLDDLQQETSTMYNVTGKLQFTDCLSKPPSYSEIMALQSEEGPPPAYVSCDELNEYCALRMYNVQNSYQPDNLLPIISNFSSSRCDDSTSTPNSILSIQRLTSMNIPVSSSFTNGQNNDLSDDITTIIQDPMSQCTETDAFLSENSRTDNHKNSIRNVLNKKKKISNGWFGQNFNNIVTSKLWVNNQTDQNTPSSPLERKSYSLGNLKSERSFLITDQPQFVSDCLVRPMRKNNISSSFSTNSNNQVAGPSSSGVENDKNLH, from the exons ATGTCCAACTTcattatacttttatttactCTGGGATTAATCGGAAATTTATCAA AAGCTACGCCAATAAATGGGACATTCGCCACCATACCGATTGATCTAAGAGCTGCGATAGAAATACAGCCTCAATTCGAAATAAGGATGggtcaaaaatatatcttcaaaaaaaataacgattcGCTAAATTTAACATGTACGATCATACAAAATGATGGTAACAAAAATCATACATTATTTGATTATATTGTCGATTGGAAAGCACCATTTTATGACAATTACACTCT taaaccTGAAAGAGGACAAAAACGAAATGTAGCTTGGTTGTGGTTCGAAAATCTATCCGAAGATCACGATGGTAATTACACATGTAATGCTGTTACATTTAGATCTGTCATTCAATCACATCTTTCTGTTAATATCAGACTATCTGTGAAGAaaa aACCAATTAAATGGTATTGTGGACCAAAATGGTTCAGATGTCGATCTAATAATTGTATTATGGAACGATATCTTTGCGATGGTAAAGCTGATTGTGAAGAAGGAGAAGATGAAAGTGAAGCTGCTGGATGCGGTTCTGATCCTTGTTATGGTAAAGTAATGTGTGATAATCGATGTGTTCCACGAGAATGGTGTTGCAATCACCGGAACTGTAGTAAAAATTCTGCACCGCACATATGGCCAACAGAAACCCGACAAATAAGTTACATACAAACAGCATTTTATGTTGTGATGG GTTGTGCAATGGcatttattttcatagttACAATATTGGCGATAGCTATTTGTCGAGTACAATTTAAACGAGCAATAAATACGACATGTAATCAACGAAGTCGTAATGGTTATTGTCAAACAAATCGTGCCTCCTCTATACATGTGCCTAATCATCATGATGATCTTGATCGACCTTTAAACCGACCATTAGATGATCTTCAACAAG AAACGAGTACAATGTACAATGTAACTGGAAAACTACAGTTTACGGATTGCCTTTCGAAACCTCCGTCTTATTCAGAAATAATGGCTCTACAATCGGAAGAAGGACCTCCACCAGCTTATGTATCATGTGATGAACTCAATGAATATTGTGCCTTAAGAATGTATAATGTTCAAAATAGTTACCAACCAGACAATCTTCTACCAATTATTAGTAACTTTAGTTCTTCTCGTTGTGATGACTCCACAAGCACGCCGAACTCAATTCTAAGTATTCAAAGATTAACTTCGATGAATATACCAGTATCTTCATCATTCACAAATGGACAGAATAATGATTTAAGTGACGatattactactattattcaAGATCCTATGTCACAGTGTACAGAAACGGATGCATTCTTGTCTGAAAATAGTAGGACAGATAATCATAAAAACTCAATAAGgaatgttttaaataaaaagaagaaaatttcaaatggaTGGTTtggtcaaaattttaataatattgtaacTAGTAAGCTTTGGGTAAACAACCAAACTGATCAAAACACACCGAGTTCACCATTAGAGAGAAAAAGCTATTCTTTAGGAAACTTGAAGAGTGAAAGATCATTTTTGATAACAGATCAGCCACAATTTGTTTCGGACTGTTTAGTTCGTCCGAtgcgaaaaaataatattagttcATCATTTTCAACAAATTCAAATAATCAAGTGGCAGGTCCAAGTTCTTCTGGTgttgaaaatgataaaaatctaCATTGA